A genome region from Sulfurimonas hongkongensis includes the following:
- a CDS encoding sugar transferase, producing MNSSKFNPFSYLLTFLLIGVDLFALYISFALLRQRESTPLDISLYLWIFVFILLAFGVQKIYTFRYDFWSDALRVIKGLFFSFFAIFTIISLAKVFDTYSVDFLLKFFILSIFTTLFFKRVFKKIFFRFDAFKHRVKIVADEQNYNIITQEIEKNWYFGYKEDEKNYDLIIISSRGFDLNELQERVKELSRTTKDIFIIPYLDYLDFSHATIIDFSNIRFSAIHIQNRLLSAKNIFIKSFFEKIITLVLLPLALTLHIFIFFLIKRDSQGGVFFKQQRLGKNAKLFECYKYRTMHEDSQNVLEEYLLKNPDEVEHYKKFHKYKNDPRITKVGSFLRKTSLDELPQFYNILKGDMNLIGPRPYMPQELHAMGEDNKNIILRVKPGLTGLWQVSGRNKLTFKKRVDLDAWYIQNWSLWMDFVIFLKTTKVVLLKVGAK from the coding sequence ATGAACAGTTCAAAATTTAACCCTTTTTCATATTTACTTACCTTTTTGCTTATTGGAGTTGATCTCTTTGCACTCTATATCTCTTTTGCACTTCTTAGGCAAAGAGAGTCCACACCGCTGGATATATCTCTATATCTTTGGATTTTTGTTTTTATACTTTTAGCCTTTGGTGTGCAGAAGATATATACATTTCGGTATGATTTTTGGAGTGATGCATTAAGAGTTATTAAGGGTCTTTTTTTCTCTTTTTTTGCGATTTTTACCATCATCTCTCTTGCAAAAGTTTTTGACACCTACTCGGTAGATTTTTTGTTAAAATTTTTTATACTCTCCATCTTTACAACACTTTTTTTCAAAAGAGTTTTTAAAAAAATCTTTTTCAGATTTGATGCCTTTAAACATAGAGTAAAGATAGTCGCAGACGAACAAAACTATAACATCATAACTCAGGAGATAGAAAAAAACTGGTATTTTGGTTACAAAGAAGATGAAAAAAATTATGATCTCATTATCATCTCTTCTCGCGGATTTGACTTAAATGAACTTCAAGAGAGAGTCAAAGAGCTCTCTCGCACCACAAAAGACATATTCATCATCCCATATCTGGACTATTTAGATTTTTCACATGCGACAATAATCGACTTTTCAAACATTAGATTTTCAGCCATTCACATCCAAAATAGACTCCTAAGTGCTAAAAACATATTTATAAAGTCATTTTTTGAAAAAATCATCACACTTGTGCTTCTACCCCTTGCCTTAACACTACATATTTTTATCTTTTTTCTTATCAAAAGGGATTCACAAGGAGGAGTTTTTTTCAAGCAACAAAGATTAGGAAAAAATGCTAAACTCTTTGAGTGCTATAAATATCGTACAATGCACGAAGACTCACAAAACGTGCTAGAAGAGTATCTTTTAAAAAATCCCGATGAGGTTGAGCACTATAAAAAGTTTCACAAGTATAAAAATGATCCTCGCATCACAAAAGTAGGTAGCTTTTTAAGAAAAACCTCATTAGATGAACTCCCTCAGTTTTACAACATACTAAAAGGCGATATGAATCTCATAGGGCCAAGACCTTACATGCCACAAGAACTCCATGCTATGGGTGAGGACAACAAAAATATCATCCTTAGAGTCAAACCGGGACTTACGGGTTTATGGCAGGTAAGTGGTAGAAACAAACTGACCTTTAAAAAAAGGGTTGATTTAGATGCTTGGTATATACAAAACTGGTCTCTATGGATGGACTTTGTTATATTTTTAAAAACAACAAAAGTAGTACTTCTAAAAGTTGGCGCAAAATAA
- a CDS encoding mannose-1-phosphate guanylyltransferase/mannose-6-phosphate isomerase gives MTNIILCGGSGTRLWPISRTLMPKQFVKLFNGKSLFRLTLERNRSSCQKSFIVSSDQQYLLAQDQTQETPLLDDAAISYLLEPAARNTAPAIALACMALDKEEIVLVTPSDHLIKNEKEYQVVLERAKKAAKKDSLVTFGIKPTFAQTGFGYIEADGEDVKAFHEKPDLQRAKEYLRAGNYYWNSGMFCFKAGVFLKELQKYSPEIYNSSLQAFKNATLTTSKALASLANIITIKQDDMLKIPENSIDYAVMEKSSKVKVIRSDIGWSDVGSFDALYEELPKDENGNTINEKYVQIDSKNNLIYGDERKIATVDIEDLIIVDTGDALLISKKGSSQKVKEVVQKLRQDSQLHNIHLTAHRPWGTYTVLEDNSKYKIKRIEVKPGGRLSLQKHFHRSEHWTVVSGTAIVTLAKEEKALRANESIYIPMGELHRLENAGKLPLVLIETQIGDYLGEDDILRVEDDYKRQECN, from the coding sequence ATGACAAATATTATTTTATGTGGTGGCAGTGGTACAAGACTCTGGCCTATAAGCAGAACACTTATGCCTAAGCAATTTGTAAAACTCTTTAACGGTAAGTCCCTCTTTAGGCTAACGCTTGAGAGAAACCGCTCCTCTTGCCAAAAAAGCTTTATAGTCTCTAGTGACCAGCAGTATCTCTTAGCCCAAGACCAAACACAAGAGACACCTCTTTTAGACGATGCCGCTATAAGCTATCTTCTTGAACCAGCAGCCAGAAACACAGCTCCAGCAATCGCTCTTGCATGTATGGCACTAGATAAAGAAGAGATTGTTCTAGTCACCCCATCAGACCATCTCATTAAAAATGAAAAAGAGTATCAAGTCGTGCTAGAGCGTGCAAAAAAGGCGGCAAAGAAAGACTCCCTTGTCACCTTTGGTATAAAACCCACCTTTGCCCAAACGGGATTTGGCTACATAGAAGCAGATGGTGAAGATGTAAAGGCTTTTCATGAGAAACCAGACCTACAAAGAGCAAAAGAGTATCTAAGAGCGGGGAATTACTACTGGAACAGTGGCATGTTTTGCTTCAAAGCAGGAGTTTTCTTAAAAGAACTTCAAAAATACTCTCCAGAGATTTACAACTCCTCACTACAAGCTTTTAAAAATGCAACCTTGACAACCAGTAAAGCGCTAGCTTCACTTGCAAATATAATCACGATTAAACAAGACGATATGTTAAAAATCCCCGAAAACTCCATCGACTACGCAGTTATGGAAAAATCATCTAAAGTAAAAGTGATCCGCTCAGATATCGGTTGGTCAGATGTAGGAAGTTTTGATGCCCTATATGAGGAGCTACCCAAAGATGAAAACGGCAATACCATAAATGAAAAATATGTCCAAATAGATAGTAAAAACAACCTTATTTATGGAGATGAGAGAAAAATAGCAACTGTTGATATAGAAGACCTTATCATTGTTGATACAGGAGATGCACTCCTTATCTCAAAAAAAGGCTCATCTCAAAAAGTAAAAGAAGTAGTACAAAAACTACGTCAAGACTCTCAACTGCATAACATCCATCTAACAGCGCATAGACCTTGGGGAACATACACCGTACTAGAGGATAACTCAAAGTATAAGATCAAACGCATAGAGGTAAAACCAGGAGGCAGACTCTCACTGCAAAAACATTTTCACAGAAGTGAACACTGGACAGTGGTAAGTGGAACAGCTATAGTAACACTAGCAAAGGAAGAAAAAGCTCTTCGTGCAAATGAGTCTATCTACATCCCTATGGGAGAGCTTCACCGCCTAGAAAACGCAGGAAAACTCCCACTCGTTCTTATAGAGACACAGATTGGTGATTATCTAGGCGAAGATGACATCTTAAGAGTAGAAGATGACTACAAAAGACAAGAGTGCAATTGA
- a CDS encoding ABC transporter permease, with protein MKHIILLAFSFAKRDFKERYVGTGLGQLWYILSPIITIFIYTVIFSDFMKMKLEIVDNSYSYSIYLVPGLLAWTSFSTILMRLNGSILEKANLIKKISVPVYVYQLSIVITEFGILLLSYSLALIFLLLVDHPITLTFLYLIPILFIQTIFALAIGVILSLFTPFFRDFKEAVPIVVQLWFWMTPIIYMREMIGDKYPLLLTLNPFYHFVHIYQDIFLYSKVPTFISVITVLTMSIMTLLLSAYLYKKMISTIKDII; from the coding sequence TTGAAACATATCATTTTACTAGCATTTAGCTTTGCAAAGAGAGATTTTAAAGAGCGTTATGTAGGAACAGGACTAGGGCAATTATGGTATATTCTCTCTCCCATCATCACTATCTTTATATATACAGTTATATTTTCAGACTTTATGAAGATGAAGCTAGAGATTGTTGACAACAGCTACTCATACAGTATCTATCTAGTTCCGGGACTTTTGGCATGGACTTCCTTTAGCACTATTTTGATGAGGCTAAATGGCTCTATTTTAGAAAAAGCAAACCTCATAAAAAAGATAAGTGTACCAGTCTATGTATATCAACTAAGCATTGTCATCACAGAGTTTGGCATTTTGCTACTATCATATTCCTTAGCACTTATCTTTTTGCTTTTAGTAGATCATCCCATAACTCTAACATTTCTATATCTTATTCCTATCTTATTTATTCAAACCATTTTTGCTCTTGCCATTGGTGTGATCCTCTCGCTTTTTACCCCATTTTTTAGAGATTTCAAAGAGGCGGTTCCTATAGTAGTTCAACTCTGGTTTTGGATGACTCCCATCATCTATATGAGAGAGATGATAGGAGATAAATATCCGCTACTTTTAACCCTTAATCCATTTTACCATTTTGTTCATATCTACCAAGATATATTTCTCTACTCAAAAGTGCCAACATTTATCTCAGTAATCACTGTCTTAACTATGAGCATCATGACTTTGCTCTTGAGTGCTTATCTTTACAAAAAGATGATAAGCACCATTAAGGACATTATTTAA